A region of the Bosea sp. BIWAKO-01 genome:
CAGGCGCTCCACCGAACGCCTACGCAAAAGAAGGGCCCGCGGGATCCTCACCAACGGGCCAAGTCTATGGGCAGTCTGGCAAGCAAACGCGCCTGGCAACGAAGAGGTTCCGTCGGCGGGGATTCCGGCAAGACTCCTCGCCGCCCAACGGGAACGGAATTATCCTCGGCGCCGATGCTAAGAAGACCCTACCGGATCGCATACGCCGATGCGCCCCATAGGTGTTGAGGAATGCGTCCAAGCCGCAGGTGAAATCCGGAGTGTCGTCGTCGCCGTCAGCGCCTTTGGTTCGTGAAACGGACCGGCGCGCCTTTCACGGGCGCAGCCCCGCAGTGATATTCGCCGCTGGCATCAGCCTTTGTGCCGCAAGCACCACCTCCAAACGATTGCGGGCGTTCAGCTTGGCCATCAGGCTGGTCATGTAGCCCTTGACGGTCTTGTCGCTGAGCAAAAGCTCGTGGGCGATCTCGTTGTTCCTCTTCCCCAGCAGCAGCAGCCTGACGATTTGCTCCTCCCGGACGGTCAGCCTTTTGTCGATCGCCTTCCGTCGGGCGACAGCCTTGTCCTGCAAGGCACTGATGACCTTGGTGGCAAAGGCGGGTGTAATATAGACATCGCCTTGCTGCGTTGCGCGCAGGGCCTGGAAGAGATCTTCTGCGGGGCTGCCTTTCAGGACATAGCCCTTGGCCCCGGCATCGAGGGCCTTGATCGCATCGTCCGTGCTGGAGGAGCCTGTGTAGACAACGATGATCGTCTCAGGAGCGATCGCCAACACGTCCGAGATCGTCTGAAAGACATCCCCAGCCATGCTGAGATCGACGATCATCACGTCAGGTCGCTGCGTCCTGGCGATCGACATGATGTGAGCCGCGGCACTCCCGGTCGCGGCGAGCGTGAACCCGCCCCATCGTTGCAGAAGCGCGGCGATCCCTTCCACCAGCAAAGGGTGATCATCGACGATCGCAATCGAAGTATCCGGCATGGCCCCTGCCCCTGAACTCAACCGCCCCAGGCCGAGCGAGATGGTTGCGTAGTCAACACTCTTTGTAAATCATCTAAAGAAGGAAGAATGGCTACCCAATCCGTCGCCCGAACCGTGTCCTGTGCCTGGCGCCAGTATCCGAAAGGTCGTCAGGAACGGATTGGATGGCGCACACTCTAATGGTTTGTGGATGCAGCCCTAGACGCGGAGCCGGCACGATGAAGTTGAAATGCGGCATGGCGCCCAGAATCAGCGGACGTGGACTTTGGTCTGTGGCACCCAGTGCCTACTTCCCGAGACCTCCTGCGCGAAAATGCGTCGACCTTGGTGAGTGGTGGAGCCTGCACGGCGTCCGTACCTTCTGATCGCAATGCTTGGCGATGGAGGGGGCGATGGGGCAGCCATTCGAGAGTGGGACGAAGGGCGCCATCACGCGGCGGACGGCCCTTGCGGGCGCGGCCCTTGCTGCCGGCC
Encoded here:
- a CDS encoding response regulator transcription factor, with amino-acid sequence MPDTSIAIVDDHPLLVEGIAALLQRWGGFTLAATGSAAAHIMSIARTQRPDVMIVDLSMAGDVFQTISDVLAIAPETIIVVYTGSSSTDDAIKALDAGAKGYVLKGSPAEDLFQALRATQQGDVYITPAFATKVISALQDKAVARRKAIDKRLTVREEQIVRLLLLGKRNNEIAHELLLSDKTVKGYMTSLMAKLNARNRLEVVLAAQRLMPAANITAGLRP